A single window of Plasmodium reichenowi strain SY57 chromosome 14, whole genome shotgun sequence DNA harbors:
- a CDS encoding 40S ribosomal protein S5, putative, with translation MEDRGGFSRGFGRGVRGTRGRGGRGARGRGRGSAEDDLKNWVPVTKLGRLVKEGKIVSIEEIYLHSLPIKEYQIIDYFFQPNECSHPLKDDVVKIMPVQKQTRAGQRTRFKAFVAIGDGNGHCGLGVKCAKEVATAIRGAIISAKLSLIPVRRGYWGNKIGDPHTVPMKVSGKCGSVRIRLVPAPRGTQIVGAPTTKKMLNFAGIKDCFSSSCGKTKTKGNFLRAIFNALSKTYGYLTPDLWKVTNFDKSPYEEWSDFLETYQNLKGIKGTV, from the exons atggaag ATAGAGGAGGTTTTTCAAGAGGTTTTGGAAGAGGTGTTAGAGGAACTCGTGGAAGAGGCGGCAGAGGAGCACGAGGAAG AGGAAGAGGCTCTGCAGAAgatgatttaaaaaattggGTTCCTGTAACCAAATTAGGTAGATTAGTAAAAGAAGGAAAGATAGTATCTAttgaagaaatatatttacattcATTACCAATTAAAGAATATCAAATAATagattatttttttcaacCTAATGAATGTTCTCATCCATTAAAAGATGATgttgtaaaaataatgcCTGTACAAAAACAAACAAGAGCTGGTCAGAGAACAAGATTTAAAGCTTTTGTTGCTATTGGTGATGGTAATGGTCATTGTGGTTTAGGTGTAAAATGTGCAAAGGAAGTAGCTACAGCTATTAGAGGTGCTATTATTTCAGCAAAACTTTCCTTGATACCTGTAAGAAGAGGATATTGGGGTAATAAGATAGGAGACCCACATACTGTCCCTATGAAAGTTTCTGGAAAATGTGGTAGTGTTCGTATTCGTTTAGTACCAGCTCCAAGAGGTACTCAAATTGTCGGAGCTCCAACAACTAAAAAAATGTTGAACTTTGCTGGTATAAAGGATTGCTTCTCATCATCTTGTGGAAAAACAAAAACGAAAGGAAATTTTTTGAGG GCCATTTTCAACGCTTTGAGTAAAACATACGGTTATTTAACACCTGATTTATGGAAAGTTACAAACTTTGATAAGTCACCATATGAAGAATGGTCAGACTTTCTTGAAACTTATCAAAATTTAAAAGGAATAAAAGGAACCgtttaa
- a CDS encoding hypothetical protein (conserved Plasmodium protein, unknown function): MAIITKKKNQIIKKGKSKNMVPSMKNSKDGKKVGEKKKDKYNICSNPFLQKEDIKPFDVSNMEYDDTESEIEEEKKLQQQKIQQDKASFNLLLKKRIKQMNKQTENIQDKEDDRYTFQDEIADFGKSWYEEKLVNDIPRKLTIF; encoded by the exons atggcaataataacaaaaaaaaagaaccaaattataaaaaaagggaaatcaaaaaatatgGTTCCAAGTATGAAAAACAGTAAAGATGGGAAAAAAGTAGgagagaaaaaaaaagataaatataatatttgttcCAATCCGTTTTTACAAAAGGAAGATATAAAACCGTTTGATGTAAGTAATATGGAATATGACGACACTGAGTCCGAAATTGAGgaagaaaagaaattacAACAGCAAAAAATTCAACAAGATAAAG CTTCTTTCAACTTATTGctgaaaaaaagaattaaacAGATGAATAAACAAACGGAAAACATTCAAGACAAAGAAGATGATAG atATACGTTTCAAGATGAAATTGCTGATTTTGGAAAAAGCTGGTACGAAGAAAAACTAGTTAATGATATCCCAAGAAAATTGaccattttttaa
- a CDS encoding hypothetical protein (conserved Plasmodium protein, unknown function) → MNEASSDALKYSDFTLSKYGNKRIRINKPEDGTKYFVSRFSDNKELNKLTSPITFICKDEDTDNGSSLNKNNNNSSSWVLKNASIEKMRINHKSYVSKKCNLDTDVFFVLIENEEYSDIYPVSSWQVFEPNLSSKTLNKFNVDNSEEKLRTQMDNKRIDDIIERLRNKEEQNKLNIKAKEEKKKKKKKKNILPSDSSEDLDDDDDDLGLKRQEKRRIKNLIKLKRGENKEEIEYVNSALSITSLRKSKVNWDYNNDGRKSDDEDLNEEVSGQEDFDDENDDNDDSENNSDNDQYKLTSYGQAMRSLLKQQVNDEEDDELNQYSDDDDEEDEEDDDEEEDDDDDEEDDDDDDEEDSDDDKSSNKKQLKNNKKIQNEREKDKYKIEKNKKNNNKHFYEEDEQEDQENSNDNKKNTHDDHNEMKKDTPKINQEKTQEELKRRLSTNDKFNKFNEYIKEKIKNKEIQIKEDNCAKLIVKIVEKNNGKMNIMTLLDTLNIREKNDNFLIVQKYIKNLCNISSETVNDKKIKTITIKPKYLQKK, encoded by the exons atgaatgaaGCATCTTCTGATGCTTTAAAATATTCGGATTTTACCTTGTCCAAATATGGGAACAAGAgaataagaataaataaaccAGAGGATGgtacaaaatattttgtttctCGGTTTAGTGATAACAAAGAATTAAACAAATTGACTTCCCCCATAACATTTata TGCAAGGATGAAGATACTGATAATGGTTCATCcttaaataaaaataacaacaatTCTTCCTCTTGGGTTTTGAAAAACGCGAGCATCGAAAAAATGCGAATAAATCACAAATCTTATGtttcaaaaaaatgtaatttAGATACGGATGTTTTTTTCGTTCTAAtagaaaatgaagaatattCAGATATCTATCCTGTATCCAGCTGGCAAGTGTTTGAACCAAATTTGTCCTCAAAAactttaaataaatttaacGTAGATAATTCTGAAGAAAAACTGAGAACACAGATGGATAATAAAAGGATAGATGATATAATAGAAAGACTAAGAAACAAagaagaacaaaataaattaaatatcaaagctaaagaagaaaaaaaaaaaaaaaaaaaaaaaaaaaatatattaccTAGTGATTCATCAGAAGATTTGGATGACGATGATGATGATTTAGGGTTAAAAAGacaagaaaaaagaagaatcaaaaatttaataaaattaaaaagaggagaaaataaagaagaaattgAATATGTCAATTCTGCTCTTTCAATTACATCGTTAAGAAAAAGTAAAGTTAATTGggattataataatgatggAAGGAAAAGTGATGATGAAGatttaaatgaagaagTATCTGGACAAGAAGACTTTGACGATGAgaatgatgataatgatgattCTGAAAACAACTCGGATAATGATCAATATAAACTAACATCATATGGTCAAGCTATGCGATCTCTATTAAAACAACAAGTaaatgatgaagaagatgATGAACTTAATCAATACTCcgatgatgatgatgaagaagacgaagaagatgatgatgaagagGAAGATGATGACGATGATGAGGAAGATGACGATGATGATGACGAAGAAGACagtgatgatgataaatCAAGTAACAAAAAACaattgaaaaataataaaaagatacAAAATGAACGagaaaaagataaatataaaatagaaaaaaataaaaaaaataataataaacatttttatgaaGAAGATGAACAAGAAGATCAAGAAAATAGCAAtgataacaaaaaaaatacacaCGATGATCATAATGAGATGAAAAAAGATACACCTAAGATTAACCAAGAAAAAACACAAGAAGAGTTAAAAAGAAGATTAAGCACCAATGATAAATTTAACAAATTcaatgaatatattaaagaaaaaattaaaaataaagaaatacaaataaaagaagataaCTGTGCTAAACTTATTGTAAAAATtgtagaaaaaaataacgGAAAAATGAATATCATGACATTGTTAGATACATTGAATAtaagagaaaaaaatgataattttcttatagttcaaaaatatattaaaaatttgtGTAATATTAGTTCAGAAACTgtaaatgataaaaaaataaaaaccATAACCATAAAACCAAAATATTTgcaaaagaaataa
- a CDS encoding mitochondrial ribosomal protein S14 precursor, putative yields MAARDPGPYLNQVPLGFPSYNRRVFRDILARRAFMESEVNTRVYKNIFENLGFKGHIRINNKVGINRIRMRCIQGGYSRGIYKFTRMAKMAFFQTAREGWLKKYGYRPDLFR; encoded by the exons ATGGCAGCGAGAGATCCTGGACCATATTTGAATCAGGTTCCTTTAGGTTTTCCGAGTTATAATAGAAGAGTATTTAGAGACATTTTAGCAAGAAGAGCTTTTATGGAATCAGAAGTAAATACAAGggtttataaaaacattttcGAGAATTTGGGATTTAAGGGTCATATAAGAATTAACAATAAA GTTGGCATTAATAGAATACGAATGAGATGTATACAGGGAGGATATTCAAGgggaatatataaatttacaAGAATGGCGAAAATGGCTTTTTTTCAAACAGCTAGAGAAGGATggttaaaaaaatatggtTATCGGCCTGACTTGTTTAGGTAA
- a CDS encoding hypothetical protein (conserved Plasmodium protein, unknown function), with product MVVPPQKLIVHYHHCSIKDIGDIYINYLNVQLFFLKNVLNCSFLLLVEEIHPYSNYGSYPYAFNTLEGNTLNDVEIIDYMKNIYLFDLVEYDLYAGVINELKIILTYYIWEDDKIFNNFTKKIYEDKFFYIYYHYLIRKLKKENRKICQERGLDNHKFNISRLKTILHILDKAMMNSNNSDIKSDSVSYFHSLCFSILSIFYSIPSQFNNELQDILLSRPKLIEFVKNMNDKYKIWKNEKSFLMGIRNAYHNR from the exons ATGGTTGTTCCTCCTCAAAAATTAATTgttcattatcatcattgttctataaaagatattggagatatctatataaactatttaaatgttcaattattttttttaaaaaatgttttaaattGTTCATTCTTACTTCTAGTAGAAGAAATACACCCTTATAGTAATTATGGATCTTATCCATATGCTTTTAATACATTGGAGGGCAACACTTTAAATGATGTAGAAATTATTGACtatatgaaaaat atttatttatttgatttgGTTGAATATGATTTATATGCAGGAGTAATAAACGAACTAAAGATAATATTG ACATATTACATATGGGaagatgataaaatatttaataattttacGAAGAAAATTTACGAagataaatttttttatatatactatcattatttaataag gaaattaaaaaaggaGAATAGGAAAATATGCCAAGAGAGAGGATTAGACAATCATAAATTT aATATATCTAGATTAAAAACcattttacatatattagATAAAGCTATGATGAATAGTAATAATTCAGATATAAAAAGTGACAGCGTCAGTTATTTTCATTCCTTATGTTTTTCAATTCTGTCgatattttattctattCCCTCACAAT TTAATAACGAATTACAAGATATTTTGTTGTCAAGACCCAAATTAATTGAAtttgttaaaaatatgaacgataaatataaaatatggaaaaacGAGAAATCCTTTCTTATGGGTATTCGTAATGCATATCACAATAGataa
- a CDS encoding hypothetical protein (conserved Plasmodium protein, unknown function): MNLFKKSTCSACNSCNCCCERDEVKITERTYTYNDLDNLYNNEGTSSFPYIPTERIILNSYNNPDLYYHQIDTEFYTKNILYDVPLVSYAQGPYYERIPDMKLSEKYRLPTLSYVSDPVYIRRREKCTISNFPRTMCWAKCRSN, translated from the exons atgaatttattTAAGAAGTCTACTTGTTCAGCTTGCAATTCATGTAATTGTTGTTGTG AACGAGATGAGGTAAAAATTACTGAAAGAACATACACCTACAACGATCTTGACAATCTTTATAACAATGAAGGCACTTCTAGCTTTCCATATATCCCAACAGAACGgattatattaaattcttataataaccctgatttatattatcatcaaaTAGATACAGAATTTTATAcaaagaatatattatatgatgtTCCATTAGTGAGTTATGCTCAAGGTCCTTATTATGAAAGAATTCCCGATATGAAATTAAGTGAAAAATATCGTTTACCAACACTAAGTTATGTCTCAGATCCTGTGTATATAAGAAGAAGAGAAAAATGTACCATCAGTAATTTTCCTAGAACGATGTGTTGGGCAAAATGTAGATCAAATTGA
- a CDS encoding hypothetical protein (conserved Plasmodium protein, unknown function), with the protein MKGIAFRLFVFVLFVYITNYNVTYGQICTSDICQKCCHPTNDGCENNFYKTIRGNYYTDRTYCQQCDCKNPETGCGWIAQKYEKVNCTSCSFLKHASIKVKYFDTCGCGHKLKHGTLRINI; encoded by the exons ATGAAAGGTATAGCGTTTCGCCTTTTCGTTTTTGTTCTTTTCGTTTATATTACCAATTATAATGTGACATATGGCCAAATATGCACATCGGATATATGCCAAAAGTGCTGTCATCCTACGAACGATg ggtgtgaaaataatttttataaaactATCAGAGGAAATTATTATACCGATAGAACATATTGCCAACAGTGTGATTGTAAAAATCCCGAAACAG GATGTGGGTGGATAGCtcaaaaatatgaaaaagtAAATTGTACCAGCTGTTCGTTTCTCAAACATGCTTCAATTAa agtaaaatattttgataCCTGTGGTTGTGGCCATAAACTAAAACATGGAACTTTAAGAATTAACATTTAA
- a CDS encoding hypothetical protein (conserved Plasmodium protein, unknown function), with translation MEKYREFADASTGINPFLPVWVNKKLSFQEKLLKLLLFPIVVMRLCFLSLTLIFMFFLNSLLKILIFQCIKDFFYQIIQTIYCRLLLFYLGFLYLDEQYANNKRVKIKCTKQKIPFTYDTYGHIFLSNFTSFVDILYLSFRLNPLFIVINKNGSLSPVCFYDLIKLSLKFSIPNKMGIFKNIEQIHNYARTHKIKNVVIFPEAMKSNGSCILLWKNDIFQNSDLVLRNKCNIITFIYDEINIINKKLNHFYTSPHTVFHPFIHITFLCFNIYNKIKIVWISEKDISQAIKEQSFKNNDEFVYYLRNIMGQMKPTGGTLVNVKGEMLEKFVNYWNMTRKKAYL, from the coding sequence ATGGAAAAGTATCGAGAATTTGCTGACGCGTCAACTGGAATAAATCCTTTTTTACCTGTATGGGTAAATAAGAAATTAAGTTTTCAAGAAAAGTtgttaaaattattattatttccaATAGTAGTAATGCGTTTATGTTTTCTTAGTTTGactttaatatttatgttttttttaaatagcttgttgaaaatattaatatttcagtgtataaaagattttttttatcaaataATACAGACAATATATTGtagattattattattttatttagGCTTTTTATATCTAGATGAACAATATgcaaataataaaagagTAAAAATCAAATGTACTAAACAAAAAATTCCATTCACATATGATACATATGgtcatatttttttatctaaTTTTACTTCTTTTgttgatatattatatttatcatttagATTAAATCCATTATTTAttgtaataaataaaaatggaaGTTTATCACCTGTATGTTTTTatgatttaataaaattgtCTTTAAAATTTTCCATACCTAATAAAATGggaatatttaaaaatatagaacAAATACATAATTATGCTAGAACtcataaaattaaaaatgttgTTATTTTTCCAGAAGCTATGAAAAGTAATGGATCTTGTATACTCTTATGGAAAAATGACATTTTTCAAAATTCAGATCTTGTTCTAAgaaataaatgtaatattataacttttatatatgatgaaattaatataattaataaaaaactAAATCATTTCTATACTTCTCCACATACAGTTTTCCATCcatttattcatataacCTTTCtatgttttaatatttataataaaattaaaattgtATGGATAAGTGAAAAAGATATATCTCAAGCCATAAAAGAACAAAgctttaaaaataatgatgaattTGTATACTACTTGAGAAATATAATGGGACAAATGAAACCTACAGGGGGAACCTTAGTAAACGTTAAGGGAGAAATGTTGGAAAAATTTGTTAACTACTGGAATATGACCAGAAAAAAGGCATATctataa